In Musa acuminata AAA Group cultivar baxijiao chromosome BXJ2-8, Cavendish_Baxijiao_AAA, whole genome shotgun sequence, one genomic interval encodes:
- the LOC103996335 gene encoding probable protein phosphatase 2C 59: protein MGYMNSMSGLLADGSPVSGGGLSQNRKFSYGYASSPGKRSSMEDFYETRIDGVDGEIVGLFGVFDGHGGARAAEYVKEHLFSNLIRHPKFISDTKSAIADTYRHTDSEFLKSEISQNRDAGSTASTAILVGDRLLVANVGDSRAVISRGGKAFAVSKDHKPDQTDERRRIEDAGGFVMWAGTWRVGGVLAVSRAFGDRLLKQFVVADPEIQEEVVDHSLEFLILASDGLWDVVTNEEAVAMIQSIEDPEQAAKRLLHEAYQRGSADNITCVVVRFLVGHGNTTTEQK, encoded by the exons ATGGGTTATATGAACTCCATGAGTGGCCTTCTAGCAGATGGCTCTCCAGTTAGCGGTGGAGGACTCAG TCAGAATCGGAAGTTCAGTTATGGGTATGCAAGCTCTCCTGGGAAAAGATCTTCAATGGAAGACTTTTATGAGACAAGAATCGATGGCGTCGATGGAGAAATTGTCGGGTTGTTTGGAGTTTTTGATG GTCATGGTGGTGCTCGAGCAGCAGAGTACGTCAAGGAGCACCTCTTCAGCAATTTGATTAGACACCCCAAGTTTATCAGCGATACGAAGTCAGCTATAG CTGATACATACAGACATACTGACTCAGAGTTTCTGAAATCTGAGATTAGTCAAAATCGTGATGCTGGCTCAACAGCTTCAACCGCCATCCTTGTGGGCGATCGTTTGCTAGTTGCAAATGTCGGGGATTCTAGGGCTGTTATATCTAGGGGAGGGAAGG CTTTTGCTGTCTCAAAGGATCACAAACCAGATCAAACAGATGAGAGACGGCGGATTGAAGATGCCGGAGGCTTTGTTATGTGGGCTg GGACATGGCGTGTTGGTGGTGTTCTCGCCGTGTCACGTGCATTTGGCGATAGGCTCTTGAAGCAGTTTGTTGTTGCAGATCCAGAAATACAG GAGGAAGTCGTTGATCATTCTCTGGAGTTTCTTATACTTGCAAGTGATGGATTGTGGGATGTTGTTACAAATGAG GAGGCTGTGGCCATGATACAGTCCATAGAGGACCCAGAACAAGCGGCAAAGAGACTGTTGCACGAAGCTTATCAAAGAGGAAGCGCTGACAACATCACTTGTGTTGTGGTACGTTTCTTGGTTGGCCATGGAAACACCACAACAGAGCAGAAGTAA